The Apium graveolens cultivar Ventura chromosome 11, ASM990537v1, whole genome shotgun sequence genome has a window encoding:
- the LOC141697693 gene encoding putative disease resistance protein At1g59620 has translation MAESIVSIVVGRITDLLSEEAQVLHGVHDEIQELVTQLMRIKTFLPDADSRLHDQNIRILLADVRELAYDAEHVVETYLVKALSSPGKIMQRMNTRTFSRKLKDIKRKMSLLFNRFRNCNIKSTLDSPKSSNSSHGQPGMLKRFHTFTTVEPELFVGFQADVDRLVGYLVDESDASYPLISICGMGGLGKTTLAHKIYNHSTIKTHFAGLACVSISQKWQTRQVLQRILIGLVHEKKEEIFTWDEDKLVENLLQIQQKKKCLIVLDDIWSNDAWDSIKAAFTAGKSLSKLMLTSRNIDVAEYVNPNGLIHQPGLLSPDQSWELLQLKALPTRGGYVDVARDYKKMEELGREMVANCGGLPLAIVTLGGVLVTKPSLIEWEKVHGDIITSLKRGKGSGQDYESQILNVLGWSYNDLPPQLKPCFLYLGKFMEDEWIDAENLYQLWIAEGMVLSSDKKEGETMMQVAESYMGELVHRSMVQVRFNDLESSLTKFKSCSLHDLMRDLSLSQAKAEDFFKVIDTGEGNDLNLNRSVISREAKTRQLVFYLKSGVEANSYFTKKPNHQQYRSILFLDREDESQQLRLGLYLANFKLLRVLSLERVTHSRRSVLGTFYGTNIGRVLGSLVYLRYLSLRGSNLKTFPFIQKLVLLQTLNLDVPWTSPVLSNDLGKLSFLRHLYLPPRVSLKLLKNTKLRFNGLSKLETLENFITEWCEIKDLPKLSGLRKLKLRAEGGYDDVKEMLKYLSDLALSSNSSIRYMSLVMQISADPGFRNDPDMIRQLFWNHKFSLQELQMDGKLPELSEIFEEQRQELNHNLIDVSLIRITTLILWRSCLEEDPMRVLEKIPTLRDLYLLGNVYKGKEMVCSAMGFPRLTRLYLWRLDNFESWRVEKGSMPVLQQLSIGKCPKLEELPEGLIFLNSLRKLILSWMPSEFRDKVRPENGEQGPDFYKVAHIPDLVISQLSSRTKIVADVFRIV, from the exons ATGGCTGAATCAATTGTGTCCATTGTTGTCGGAAGGATCACTGATTTATTGTCTGAAGAAGCTCAAGTACTGCATGGAGTGCATGATGAAATTCAAGAACTGGTGACGCAACTCATGCGGATCAAGACTTTTTTACCAGATGCTGATTCAAGGTTACATGACCAAAATATCCGTATTCTGCTTGCGGATGTACGGGAGCTTGCCTATGATGCTGAACATGTCGTCGAAACTTATCTTGTCAAAGCTTTATCATCCCCTGGAAAAATAATGCAGAGGATGAACACAAGGACGTTTTCAAGAAAGCTCAAAGATATTAAAAGAAAGATGTCTCTTCTCTTCAATCGCTTTCGTAATTGTAATATCAAATCAACATTAGATTCCCCTAAATCATCAAATTCATCTCATGGACAACCAGGAATGCTAAAGCGATTTCACACTTTCACTACTGTTGAACCAGAGTTATTTGTTGGATTTCAAGCCGATGTTGACAGATTGGTTGGATATCTGGTGGATGAAAGTGATGCCTCATACCCGCTCATCTCTATTTGTGGAATGGGAGGTCTAGGTAAGACAACTCTGGCTCACAAAATATACAATCATTCCACCATCAAGACTCACTTTGCAGGTTTAGCTTGTGTTTCCATTTCACAAAAGTGGCAAACGAGACAAGTGTTGCAGAGAATACTTATAGGTCTCGTCCATGAGAAGAAAGAGGAAATCTTTACTTGGGACGAAGACAAGCTAGTGGAGAATCTGCTACAAATCCAGCAAAAGAAGAAATGTTTGATAGTACTTGATGACATTTGGTCAAATGATGCTTGGGATTCTATAAAGGCGGCTTTCACTGCTGGAAAATCTTTAAGCAAATTAATGCTTACAAGTCGTAATATTGATGTTGCTGAGTACGTAAATCCAAATGGACTCATTCACCAACCAGGACTTCTAAGCCCCGATCAAAGTTGGGAGCTACTTCAGTTGAAAGCACTTCCTACAAGAGGAGGTTATGTAG ACGTTGCTAGAGACTATAAAAAAATGGAAGAACTGGGAAGAGAAATGGTGGCAAATTGTGGTGGTCTTCCACTAGCCATAGTAACCTTGGGTGGAGTTCTTGTCACTAAACCATCACTGATAGAGTGGGAGAAGGTACATGGTGACATTATCACATCCCTGAAGAGGGGGAAAGGATCGGGACAAGATTATGAAAGTCAAATATTAAATGTTTTAGGTTGGAGTTACAATGACTTACCCCCGCAGCTGAAGCCATGCTTTCTATATTTAGGTAAATTTATGGAAGATGAATGGATCGATGCAGAAAATTTATATCAGTTGTGGATCGCTGAAGGGATGGTACTATCGAGTGATAAAAAGGAAGGAGAAACAATGATGCAAGTCGCTGAATCTTACATGGGAGAACTTGTCCATAGGAGTATGGTTCAAGTGAGGTTTAATGATTTGGAATCATCTCTTACGAAGTTCAAAAGTTGTTCTCTTCATGATCTTATGAGAGACCTATCTTTATCCCAGGCAAAAGCAGAAGATTTTTTCAAAGTAATTGATACTGGAGAAGGAAATGATTTGAATCTCAATCGTTCAGTTATCTCCCGGGAAGCTAAAACTAGACAACTTGTATTTTATCTGAAAAGTGGCGTAGAAgctaattcctactttaccaAGAAACCCAATCACCAACAATACCGATCAATTTTATTTCTGGATCGTGAAGATGAAAGTCAGCAACTACGATTGGGACTGTATTTGGCCAATTTTAAGTTGCTAAGAGTTTTGTCTCTTGAAAGAGTAACACATAGTAGACGATCTGTTTTAGGTACCTTTTATGGTACTAATATTGGAAGAGTATTAGGCAGCCTTGTTTATTTGCGCTATCTCAGCCTAAGGGGTTCTAATTTGAAAACTTTTCCATTTATACAAAAGTTGGTGCTGCTACAGACACTCAACCTAGACGTACCTTGGACATCACCAGTGTTAAGTAATGATTTGGGCAAGTTGTCATTTTTGCGTCATTTGTATTTACCTCCTCGGGTCTCTCTCAAATTACTGAAGAATACCAAATTAAGGTTCAATGGACTGAGCAAATTAGAGACACTCGAAAATTTCATTACTGAGTGGTGTGAGATTAAGGATCTACCAAAATTATCCGGTCTTCGGAAACTAAAGCTAAGAGCAGAGGGTGGTTATGATGATGTGAAAGAGATGTTAAAGTACTTATCTGATTTAGCCTTGTCATCAAATTCCTCTATCCGGTACATGAGCCTTGTTATGCAGATATCTGCTGATCCAGGATTCAGAAATGATCCAGACATGATCCGACAGCTGTTTTGGAATCATAAGTTCAGCCTTCAGGAATTACAAATGGACGGAAAGCTCCCAGAGTTGTCTGAAATATTTGAGGAGCAGCGGCAGGAACTTAATCATAATCTTATTGATGTGTCTTTGATTCGTATCACCACGTTAATCTTATGGAGATCGTGCCTGGAGGAAGACCCAATGCGAGTACTGGAGAAGATTCCAACTTTGAGGGATTTGTATTTACTAGGTAACGTATACAAAGGAAAGGAAATGGTATGCTCAGCCATGGGTTTCCCAAGACTCACCCGTCTTTATCTGTGGCGTCTTGACAATTTTGAAAGTTGGAGGGTGGAGAAAGGAAGCATGCCTGTTCTTCAACAGTTGTCTATTGGTAAATGTCCAAAGTTGGAGGAACTTCCAGAAGGACTCATTTTTCTCAACTCCCTTCGAAAACTAATATTGAGTTGGATGCCTTCAGAATTCCGCGACAAGGTTCGCCCGGAAAATGGTGAACAAGGACCCGACTTTTACAAAGTTGCTCATATCCCTGATCTTGTCATTTCTCAATTGTCTTCGAGAACTAAGATTGTCGCAGATGTCTTCAGAATTGTGTGA